A genomic segment from Triticum urartu cultivar G1812 unplaced genomic scaffold, Tu2.1 TuUngrouped_contig_5007, whole genome shotgun sequence encodes:
- the LOC125528639 gene encoding avenin-E-like translates to MKKFLVLALIVVAATTTAAEPFTAFRTAWEPHHPSSPEQQPTPQPQEQPVPHQKLNPCRDALLQQCSPVADMSFLRSQVVQHSSCLVMWEQCCQQLKAIPKQSRCEAIHNVVHAIVLQQQQQLVQGISTQPQQQQQQGQQQQGQGSSQPQQQTQLDQGWIAVIGTWVIQTIPAMCDVHVPPYCYTTISPSIDVTTGMGGY, encoded by the coding sequence ATGAAGAAATTCCTCGTCCTTGCCCTCATTGTTGTCGCGGCGACCACCACGGCCGCCGAACCCTTTACTGCATTCCGTACTGCTTGGGAGCCGCACCATCCATCATCTCCAGAGCAGCAACCAACTCCACAGCCACAAGAACAACCAGTTCCACATCAAAAGTTGAACCCATGCAGGGATGCCCTCCTACAACAGTGTAGCCCAGTTGCTGATATGTCGTTCCTCCGGTCACAGGTGGTGCAACATAGCAGCTGCTTGGTAATGTGGGAGCAGTGTTGTCAGCAACTAAAAGCGATCCCCAAGCAGTCAAGATGTGAGGCCATCCACAACGTCGTGCACGCCATCGTTTTGCAACAGCAACAACAATTGGTACAAGGTATTTCCACCCAACctcagcagcaacaacaacaaggTCAACAACAACAAGGTCAGGGTTCTAGCCAGCCACAACAACAAACACAACTGGATCAGGGTTGGATTGCGGTGATAGGGACATGGGTGATTCAGACCATTCCGGCAATGTGCGACGTGCATGTTCCACCATACTGCTACACCACCATATCACCATCCATTGACGTCACTACCGGCATGGGCGGCTACTGA